The sequence below is a genomic window from Lagopus muta isolate bLagMut1 chromosome 9, bLagMut1 primary, whole genome shotgun sequence.
TAGGTGCGAGGAGAGAGGGTTCCCATCTCGTTCTGGTCAGCGCTGTCTTGTTTGGTGCTCTGGTTAAGAGAGTTGAGGACAATGAATTTGTACTTCTTCCAGTTGCAGGCTTTGGGATCAGTGGGGCTCTTGGTGAAAAGAGAGTTGGAGTTCTGACTGATGCGGGcattcttgctgctgctggactCAGTGGGAGAGTTGGGCTGACAGTCTGACTTCTGGGGGCTCTGGGGGCTGATCAGGCCCTTGCGGTCCAGGGGGGTGTTGGTGGGCTCAAAGTGCTGGCTGATCTCATCCTCTGAAGAGGTCCGCTCCTCTTCTTTGGCCACTTTGTCACAAGAGAAGTAGGGATTGTTCCGGATGGAGGGGACAACAGGTTTGGGGCCAGAAGCTACACTGTAGTGCATGTCGCTCCTGGCTTCTTCAGCAGCACCTTCTTTTGGAGAATAGATGGTGGCGTGGCACATGTTGGCCGAGATGTCGGTGATGGTTCTCATGTACTCCGTGGGGATCGTCCTGGAGCTGTCGCACGGGATCCTCTCCTTGGGGAAGGCACTCACCCTTGAGAGTTCGGAGAGAGGCATCCTCATCTCCCGCAAGTCATCATCCACGAGGAAGCCATTGAGAGGCAGAGGGCTGTACCCAGGGTAGGAAATGGAGGATCCAGACAAACTGTTGAATAAGCCAGGTGCGAAGGCCCTCCCATTGCAGAGGGACCCATTCTGGAGAGGCATGCTGTTCTCTGAGACATCTCTGCCTCGATAAGCCATCACCTCTGGGTGGTTCAGCATCCGGCCAGCCAAAAACTCTTCCCTTGGGGTCTTCACAGCAGACACCATCTCAGCTTCACTGGAATCAGGcaaaaaggaagagatgcattcattttcagcaCATAAAGATAAGTTTGCAGCTACTTTGTCAGCCCTCCCCTCTCCCACCCAAACACACCGTGCCAGGCTCTCCAAAGTTCACTTGTGGTGCTCACCTAGATTTGACAAACCTTCGGCAGGTATCAACCACATGCTCCATCTGCAGGTACAGTGCCGTGGCCATCACAGCCATGATATTGTTCTCCCTCAGGTTCAGGCGGGAGGTGTACATGAAGTCCAAAAGGATGCAAAACCCCTCAGGGTTAATTTCAGGGTCCAGGTTGATGACATTCAAGTTGCACTTGAGCTGGTCAGTGAAGATGCTGTAGAAGAGGCCACTGCAGAGAGGAGACAGAGGAAGACAATCATTACGACaattaagaagaagaaaggagaactTGAAATCCCTTAGCTCACAGAGTCCTGTGCATGGGAAGAGAGGAGGACAAGGAGTCCAATTACAGTATTCCCTGAGCTTCCCCCTTATTATCAAGCTTGGTTTCCTAGCTTAGTAAGCGTCTTCTGCACTGCACTTTTAGCAACTAGCACAGCCTGCTTTTAGACCTCACCTGCTCAACAGCTCCCCACTGCCTTGCTTTAGAAATTCCCCTTATTTTGTTGTCCTTACCACCACCCTCTCCCCCACTGACTCACTTCTTTCAGAAGCCTCTTGGGGCATCCATGCTCACTCTTTCaacccaaaggaaagaaaagaaaaatgctggcaaaacatttttcagatgtcTTAATAATCAAATCTTTGCTTCTCCAAATCTTTAGATTGTCAGCAGGAAACCCTGGAAGGCATCTGCAGTAATGAGGTGAGGTAATGGTGGGATGCTAATTAGAGGTCACTAGGAAGCAATCCTTGACCTGGAAAAGGATTTCAGACCCAACTGGGCTTGAAAATCCACAGCCCTAGAGCCAGAAGGAACAGCTCCAAAAATAGCAGAAGATACACCAGTCATAGAGGGCTCACTCACCCTGTGGAATGGTTAAAAGCAGAGGGAGCTCCCACTCACCTGCAGGCCATCAGCACTGTTTTGTGGGCTCTGAACTGCTCCCGGTTCACAATGATGACGACGTCGGTCAGGATATCCCGGCTTCTAAGGCGGTTGAGATTGAGGAGGACATCACTTGCATGGCGGGTGAATTGGATGCAGCTGTCTGCTGGTGAGGCCATCTTGAGTCTGCCCaggacagaagcagaaagatgggaatgaagaaaaatcctGGAGAGCACCCAAACCTCAGTGCAGAGCCCCCTGCTGCTCCAGGATGCCTatgtgcagcctgctgccctgcagggatGCCTCCAGGTCCCCTGGCGAGGCCCCTGGGACAGCATCAAAAGCTGATGTGCCTCAGTCGCATCCTGCAAGCAAAGACAACTGGACCCTCCTGAGGATTATCTCACAGGCTCCTGCCTCACCCATGGCAGCCCCACCCCCAGCCCACTCCTCCCACCACCACTGCTCCTCTGATTCATCTCCTgaagctcccagcacagcttcagccTCAGGAGCCAGTTCCCTCACCCAAGCTTGGCCATGGGAATCAAAATGAGCCATGAAGCCCCCAGCTGATGCTGAAGGATTTCAACATCTGCTCATATGGTGGAGCACCAGCCATCATCCACCATCAGACTTCTTCCCTGCTCTCAGGTGGCCAGCCCAGAGAAGAGCTATATCTCCTCTTTCCCATCAAATTGATGATGGCAGTGAGAAGTGGAGCTCATCCAacctgctgggctgctgcccaCACTGCAGCCCAGCCTCTTCCAGCAAGGAAGGATGTGGTGAATAGAGGAACAACAGCCTGCTCCCAACACAGCACCCAGTGACCCATCTCAGAGATGTCCAGCAGCCTCCCATGACAGCCCGCATTGCCCCACATCTAAAGTTTGGGCTACTTGTGCACCTCCAGCACCAAATTCTACTCTGACCCCTCTTTCCTAGCCccatctcttcctcctttctcatgtgaatgtattttctacagagcagctgctttcctGAAAACGAATCTCAGCTGGGTCTAATGAAACATTTAATTCAACGTTGTAAAGGGAAGGGGGGGTAGGGGGAATACTGAAATGTACATACCCAATGCCTCAATTCACAGTCCAAAAGTTTCTTTCAAACCTGTAAATaaagcacaagaaaacaaacaccgTGTTAGCAGATAATAATGAATTGGCTGCGGCAGGGCACAAGCTTGCTGTTTCCCTACAGTATCAGTGGGATAAAAGTTAGAGATAACAAACCCTGCACTCTCCAGTAAGGTTAACATTTGTTTCTTCCGGTACAATATGTTCTTATCACAACCACAGGCTTTGAGAATCCAATCATAGTTTCTTCCACACCCTCTAGCCCAAACCATGGGCGTATGCCAAGGAGATTTTCATTTCCATGACTCAGGAACTTGAAGGCAGGTGGGGAAGGGAAGTCAAGTGAGAATTTTCTCACCACTTCTTTCAGGGACAGCTCTCCCCTGCCAACATCAAATTCCCAGCCAACGCCACGTCCAAGACCAATGCCACGCTCCCACCACCTCGTTAACAGGTATGACTTACACATCAGcacttgctgctgctcttctcagaAACCTGGACAGCAGCTGAGTTTGGTCCTCCCGAGCCGCTCTCACCCTTactgagcagcaggagaagcacTACGGGACAGGACAGCCAGACAGAGGCGGGAGGATGCGGATGTCAAGAGCCACAATGACTTGGCCAAGATCGTGTAGGAAGTTGGTGGCGGGGACGGATGAGGACCCAAACAAAtgccttcctccagctgctggaaGAGCCTTCCCCAGACTTCAAGCTTTGTCTCCAGCAGCTGGCAATACtggaagcagggctggggcagcacagcaaggaaaCCCAGGAGTTAACTCACACTGTTACTTCCACATTTACTAAAAACCAGCAAACACAATGAACCTGGCACCAACA
It includes:
- the BCL6 gene encoding B-cell lymphoma 6 protein; the encoded protein is MASPADSCIQFTRHASDVLLNLNRLRSRDILTDVVIIVNREQFRAHKTVLMACSGLFYSIFTDQLKCNLNVINLDPEINPEGFCILLDFMYTSRLNLRENNIMAVMATALYLQMEHVVDTCRRFVKSSEAEMVSAVKTPREEFLAGRMLNHPEVMAYRGRDVSENSMPLQNGSLCNGRAFAPGLFNSLSGSSISYPGYSPLPLNGFLVDDDLREMRMPLSELSRVSAFPKERIPCDSSRTIPTEYMRTITDISANMCHATIYSPKEGAAEEARSDMHYSVASGPKPVVPSIRNNPYFSCDKVAKEEERTSSEDEISQHFEPTNTPLDRKGLISPQSPQKSDCQPNSPTESSSSKNARISQNSNSLFTKSPTDPKACNWKKYKFIVLNSLNQSTKQDSADQNEMGTLSPRTYMPMSTCQQSMEPEHLNVQSPTKMSVNGEDSNIPQASRLNNIVNRSRDGSPRSSEGQSPLYMHSSKCSSCGCQSPQHTEMCLHTSGSAFGEEMGETQSEYSDSSCENGAFFCNECDCRFSEEASLKRHSLQVHSDKPYKCDRCQASFRYKGNLASHKTVHTGEKPYRCNICGAQFNRPANLKTHTRIHSGEKPYKCETCGARFVQVAHLRAHVLIHTGEKPYPCEICGTRFRHLQTLKSHLRIHTGEKPYHCEKCNLHFRHKSQLRLHLRQKHGAITNTKVQYRISANEVPPELPKAC